From Rutidosis leptorrhynchoides isolate AG116_Rl617_1_P2 chromosome 3, CSIRO_AGI_Rlap_v1, whole genome shotgun sequence, a single genomic window includes:
- the LOC139898015 gene encoding cell division control protein 2 homolog A-like produces MEHENIIRIREVMFHDGIVSIVMDYFKMDLRKYINCTPNFSKTPPLVKVFLYQILRGVSHLHNHRLLHRDLKPENLMIDRENNLVKIADFGLSRQFYIPNRHNSTNVGTLLYSAPEVLFGSNLYSTPADIWSVGCVFAEMVRRTPLFCGKTENKLVRCIFRYLGTPAEYTWPDVDSYYDLSDFPKGEGKDLATLVPNLDKRGLDLLGEMLQVYPSRRITAKAALQHVYFKDIAACMAISNCSYDS; encoded by the exons ATGGAGCATGAAAACATAATAAG GATACGTGAGGTTATGTTTCATGATGGAATCGTGTCCATAGTTATGGATTACTTTAAGATGGACCTACGAAAGTACATCAATTGTACTCCAAACTTCTCAAAGACCCCACCTCTTGTAAAG GTCTTCTTATATCAAATACTGCGAGGAGTTTCTCATTTGCATAACCATCGCCTGTTGCATAGAGATCTAAAACCCGAGAACTTGATGATTGATCGGGAAAATAACCTTGTCAAGATTGCCGATTTTGGATTATCCCGGCAATTCTATATTCCCAATAGGCATAATTCGACAAAT GTCGGGACACTGTTGTACAGTGCACCAGAAGTTCTATTTGGATCAAACTTGTACTCAACTCCTGCGGATATATGGTCAGTTGGTTGCGTCTTTGCTGAGATGGTGAGACGGACACCTCTTTTTTGTGGTAAAACTGAAAATAAGCTGGTGCGTTGTATTTttag GTATTTGGGAACTCCAGCGGAATATACGTGGCCTGATGTGGATTCTTATTATGACTTATCAGACTTCCCAAAAGGGGAAGGAAAG GACCTTGCAACTTTAGTTCCAAATCTTGATAAACGTGGACTTGATCTCTTAGGT GAAATGCTCCAAGTGTACCCAAGCAGAAGAATCACAGCGAAGGCTGCCCTGCAGCATGTGTACTTCAAGGATATTGCCGCGTGCATGGCGATTAGCAACTGTAGTTACGACTCCTGA